A DNA window from Phoenix dactylifera cultivar Barhee BC4 chromosome 13, palm_55x_up_171113_PBpolish2nd_filt_p, whole genome shotgun sequence contains the following coding sequences:
- the LOC103721990 gene encoding receptor-like cytoplasmic kinase 176 yields the protein MGNCCSAQVKAESTSYSAFASGVNSKYSNRDGKGSGSSSRVSAASVPPTPRSEGEILQASNVKSFAFNELKSATRNFRPDSVLGEGGFGSVFKGWIDEHSFAATKPGTGIVIAVKKLNQEGFQGHREWLAEVNYLGQLSHPNLVKLIGYCLEDEQRLLVYEFMPRGSLENHLFRRVSYFQPLSWNLRMKVALGAAKGLAFLHSDKAKVIYRDFKTSNVLLDSNYNAKLSDFGLAKDGPTGDKSHVSTRVMGTFGYAAPEYLATGHLTAKSDVYSFGVVLLEMLSGRRAVDKNRPAGEHNLVEWARPHLANKKRIFRILDARLGGQYSLGGAQKAAALALQCLSIEAKYRPNMDEVVPELEQLQDTKDTGRNPQNERKVSSQYVGSNLQRYRRRSVEEPGRGKGAYARPSASPLYA from the exons ATGGGGAATTGCTGCAGCGCGCAGGTCAAGGCGGAGAGCACCTCCTACAGTGCCTTTGCTTCAG GCGTGAACTCTAAATACAGTAATAGAGATGGAAAGGGGAGTGGTTCTAGCAGCCGGGTTTCCGCAGCATCCGTGCCTCCAACCCCTCGGAGTGAGGGTGAGATCTTGCAGGCATCAAATGTGAAGAGCTTTGCATTCAACGAACTGAAAAGTGCCACCAGGAATTTCCGACCAGACAGTGTGTTGGGAGAGGGAGGATTTGGTTCAGTCTTCAAGGGATGGATTGATGAGCACTCATTTGCAGCAACCAAGCCTGGGACTGGAATTGTTATTGCCGTGAAGAAGCTCAACCAGGAAGGCTTTCAGGGTCACAGAGAATGGTTG GCAGAAGTTAACTACCTGGGCCAGTTGTCTCATCCTAATCTTGTAAAGCTTATTGGGTACTGCTTAGAGGATGAACAGCGACTTCTTGTCTATGAGTTTATGCCTCGGGGGAGCTTGGAAAATCATCTTTTCAGGA GGGTTTCATACTTTCAACCCCTCTCTTGGAACCTCCGGATGAAGGTTGCCCTTGGAGCTGCAAAAGGGCTTGCTTTTCTGCACAGTGACAAGGCAAAAGTTATTTATCGCGATTTTAAGACATCGAATGTCCTTCTTGATTCG AACTACAATGCAAAGCTTTCTGATTTTGGGCTGGCAAAAGATGGTCCAACTGGTGATAAAAGCCATGTCTCTACCAGGGTCATGGGAACATTTGGATATGCTGCTCCTGAATATCTTGCAACAG GTCATTTGACTGCCAAGAGCGATGTGTATAGCTTCGGGGTTGTTCTGCTAGAAATGTTATCTGGACGGCGAGCTGTGGACAAGAACCGCCCGGCCGGGGAACACAATTTGGTGGAGTGGGCAAGGCCTCATCTCGCAAACAAGAAAAGGATCTTCCGCATCTTGGATGCACGGCTGGGAGGGCAGTACTCACTAGGAGGAGCCCAGAAGGCTGCCGCCCTTGCACTGCAGTGCTTATCCATAGAAGCCAAATACAGGCCAAACATGGATGAAGTGGTACCGGAATTAGAACAGCTGCAGGATACCAAAGACACTGGGAGAAACCCTCAGAATGAACGGAAGGTGAGCAGCCAATATGTCGGCAGCAATCTGCAAAGGTATCGCCGCAGAAGCGTAGAAGAACCTGGAAGAGGAAAGGGTGCTTATGCTAGGCCCTCAGCTTCCCCTCTTTATGCTTAG
- the LOC103721994 gene encoding probable dual-specificity RNA methyltransferase RlmN encodes MATLQHVCSAPLARALRSRAASLAPSSPPARLPQPDSSRVLLGLSEPELRQLALDFGQQSYRGKQLHHLLYKTKAKEIPDFSHLPQAFRNGLREAGWRVGRSPVHRAVSAADGTVKILIKLEDNRLIETVGIPVEEDKGSFRLTACVSSQVGCPLRCSFCATGKGGYSRNLKRHEIVEQVLAIEELFRHRVTNVVFMGMGEPMLNLKSVLEAHRCLNKDVQIGQRMMTISTVGVPNTIKLLASHKLQSTLAVSIHAPNQELRQMFVPSAKSYPLDALMDDCKDYFLQTGRRVTFEYTLLAGLNDRIEHAVELAEMLHSCGRGYHVNLIPFNPIEGSEYRRPYKKAVLAFAAALESKKITVSVRQTRGLDASAACGQLRNNFQKSPLLESAAAEPQPLPI; translated from the exons ATGGCGACGTTGCAGCACGTTTGCTCTGCCCCACTCGCACGTGCACTACGCTCCCGCGCCGCCTCCCTCGCCCCCTCGAGTCCCCCGGCTCGCTTGCCCCAACCGGACTCCTCTCGCGTGCTCCTCGGCTTGTCCGAGCCGGAGCTCCGGCAGCTCGCCCTCGACTTCGGACAG CAAAGCTATAGGGGGAAACAGCTCCACCATCTTTTATACAAGACCAAGGCTAAAGAAATCCCAGATTTCAGCCACT TGCCTCAGGCGTTCCGGAATGGTCTTCGCGAAGCTGGTTGGAGGGTAGGAAGATCCCCTGTTCATCGTGCTGTCTCTGCTGCAGATGGCACCGTAAAG ATACTTATAAAGTTGGAAGATAACAGATTAATCGAAACTGTAGGGATACCTGTTGAGGAAGATAAAGGTTCATTTCGCCTTACTGCATGCGTATCATCACAG GTAGGGTGTCCCTTGCGATGCTCATTTTGTGCTACTGGAAAGGGTGGTTACTCAAGGAACCTCAAACGACATGAGATTGTTGAGCAG GTATTGGCTATAGAGGAGCTCTTCAGACATAGGGTGACAAATGTTGTCTTCATGGGCATGGGTGAACCAATGTTGAATCTGAAGTCAGTTTTGGAAGCACATAGGTGCTTGAATAAG GATGTGCAAATTGGGCAAAGGATGATGACAATATCCACAGTGGGTGTGCCCAACACAATCAAGTTGCTGGCGTCACACAAGCTTCAGTCAACATTGGCTGTCAG CATACATGCTCCAAACCAGGAACTTCGACAAATGTTTGTTCCCAGTGCAAAGTCTTACCCCTTAGATGCGTTAATGGATGACTGCAAGGACTATTTCCTCCAAACTGGACGCAGAGTAACCTTTGAGTATACACTTTTAG CTGGTCTCAATGATAGAATAGAGCATGCAGTAGAACTTGCAGAAATGCTTCATTCGTGCGGTCGTGGTTATCATGTGAACCTGATACCTTTCAATCCTATAGAAGGTTCTGAATACCGAAGGCCATATAAGAAAGCG GTTTTAGCTTTTGCAGCAGCCTTGGAGTCTAAAAAGATAACTGTCAGTGTTAGACAAACACGCGGGCTTGATGCTAGTGCTGCCTGCGGGCAGCTCAGGAACAACTTCCAGAAAAGTCCGTTGCTTGAGTCAGCAGCAGCTGAACCTCAACCCTTGCCCATCTAA